Proteins encoded together in one uncultured Desulfosarcina sp. window:
- a CDS encoding sodium:solute symporter family protein: MGGTTWVYIMLGIYIIYCFYWGLKGYFTEKTSSGYAIAGRSIPFFAFLLAATAASFSGWTFIGHPGLIWRDGLAYAFASFYVLTIPITGTFFSKRTWLMGKRYGFITPGDMYAYYYNSEALRFLVVLTAVLYSIFYSAVQLMASAALFNIIAGVPVTFGAIFMAFIVWFYVCTGGLKASTWVGVIQFILLVGGIIILGLFVVTAPQFGGWSGFSAAVHNLDAKFLEVPRVINTVDYLGGAPGESAWTAVMVLTYMFALMGIQSSPAFTMWTFGIKSPKPLAWQQAFMSTFVVGFALFFFTAFQGMGAKVLELKGIEAFQGLNNATVVPTLMNEFLPPFMLGIVFMGAIAAIHSTAAPYIGTGGSILLRDIYWRYIRKQEATHAEQIWMNRVFATLLTILALVVGMTSKAALVILGALATAFGFVMYVLLVGVIWGFKFPRVGAVLGVLTGMVAVFLTYKIWPNPLSMHCAFWGTASGLVVAYICKGIGIKDDEETVKRQAEVRTFLDDIDEPSASGKQWRSVMKIATPLWYFFAIGPACILGNKAFSFAGFTPLWSWQIAWWILGIVMMWALCFKAEMATTNEVQIDRAEKETNIVVKEA, encoded by the coding sequence ATGGGTGGAACCACGTGGGTCTATATCATGTTGGGCATTTATATCATCTATTGCTTTTACTGGGGGCTTAAAGGGTACTTTACGGAAAAGACCTCCTCCGGCTACGCCATCGCCGGACGGTCCATTCCCTTTTTCGCCTTCCTTTTGGCCGCTACGGCGGCATCCTTTTCAGGGTGGACCTTCATCGGCCATCCGGGCCTGATCTGGCGCGACGGTCTGGCCTATGCTTTCGCATCGTTTTACGTACTGACCATTCCCATCACCGGTACCTTCTTCTCCAAACGGACCTGGCTGATGGGCAAACGTTACGGCTTCATCACCCCGGGCGACATGTACGCCTATTACTACAACAGTGAAGCGCTGCGTTTTCTGGTCGTGCTCACCGCGGTACTGTACTCCATCTTCTATTCCGCGGTACAGCTGATGGCTTCCGCGGCACTGTTCAACATCATCGCCGGCGTACCGGTGACCTTCGGCGCCATCTTCATGGCGTTCATCGTCTGGTTTTACGTGTGTACCGGCGGGTTGAAGGCCTCCACCTGGGTCGGCGTCATCCAGTTCATCCTGCTGGTAGGCGGTATCATCATCCTGGGATTGTTTGTTGTTACCGCACCTCAGTTCGGCGGTTGGTCTGGTTTTTCCGCAGCCGTTCACAACCTGGATGCCAAATTCCTCGAAGTTCCCCGGGTCATCAACACGGTCGACTACCTGGGCGGTGCGCCGGGCGAATCCGCCTGGACGGCTGTCATGGTGCTCACCTACATGTTCGCTCTGATGGGCATCCAGAGTTCGCCGGCCTTCACCATGTGGACATTCGGCATCAAATCCCCCAAACCGCTGGCCTGGCAGCAGGCTTTCATGTCCACCTTTGTGGTCGGTTTCGCGCTTTTCTTCTTCACCGCCTTTCAGGGGATGGGCGCCAAGGTTTTGGAATTAAAAGGGATCGAAGCCTTCCAGGGGTTGAACAACGCGACCGTGGTTCCGACCCTGATGAACGAGTTCCTGCCACCGTTCATGCTGGGCATCGTTTTCATGGGCGCCATCGCGGCCATTCACTCCACCGCGGCACCCTACATCGGAACCGGCGGCTCCATTCTGTTGCGCGACATCTACTGGCGCTATATCCGTAAACAGGAAGCCACCCATGCCGAGCAGATCTGGATGAACCGCGTGTTTGCTACCTTGCTGACCATCCTGGCATTGGTAGTGGGCATGACCTCCAAGGCGGCCCTGGTTATTTTAGGGGCCTTGGCTACGGCCTTTGGCTTCGTCATGTACGTGCTGCTGGTGGGCGTCATCTGGGGCTTCAAGTTCCCGAGGGTCGGTGCCGTGCTGGGTGTGCTCACCGGCATGGTCGCCGTGTTCCTGACCTATAAGATCTGGCCGAACCCGCTCTCCATGCACTGTGCTTTCTGGGGAACCGCCAGCGGTCTTGTGGTTGCCTATATCTGCAAGGGCATCGGGATCAAGGACGACGAAGAGACCGTGAAACGCCAGGCCGAGGTGCGCACCTTTCTGGATGACATCGACGAACCCAGTGCATCGGGCAAACAGTGGCGCAGTGTTATGAAAATCGCAACGCCATTGTGGTACTTTTTCGCCATCGGTCCGGCCTGTATCCTGGGCAACAAGGCCTTCTCATTTGCTGGTTTTACCCCTCTGTGGTCCTGGCAGATCGCCTGGTGGATCCTGGGTATCGTGATGATGTGGGCCCTGTGCTTCAAGGCTGAAATGGCCACCACCAACGAAGTGCAGATCGACCGGGCCGAGAAGGAAACCAACATCGTCGTGAAAGAGGCCTAA
- a CDS encoding response regulator — protein MAKKILIVDDEPSITVPLKFLMEQNRFDVMVVHSGEDALTAIEAFEPDLVLLDVMLPAVDGFQVCQSIRGNPLRKSLKIVFLSAMTRDLDIAKGNTLGADAYITKPFSNAEVVRQVKDLLSG, from the coding sequence ATGGCCAAAAAAATACTCATCGTCGATGACGAACCCAGCATCACGGTGCCGTTGAAGTTCTTGATGGAGCAGAATCGTTTCGACGTGATGGTGGTTCACAGCGGGGAAGACGCCCTGACGGCCATCGAAGCGTTCGAGCCGGATCTGGTTCTGCTGGACGTGATGCTGCCCGCTGTGGACGGATTTCAGGTTTGCCAGAGCATCAGAGGAAATCCTTTGCGAAAGAGCCTCAAAATCGTTTTTTTATCGGCCATGACCCGTGACTTGGATATTGCCAAGGGAAATACTCTCGGCGCCGACGCCTATATCACCAAGCCCTTTTCCAATGCCGAGGTGGTCAGGCAGGTCAAAGACCTACTTTCCGGATGA
- a CDS encoding exonuclease domain-containing protein, whose protein sequence is MRLSNKFWLFAAVCIAFTNAIAVILAVLFWRQISPFERQTLIRLLSEQFWYFFATGVFLFAAFGFTLDWFFRFYILPLIQMVEETRVMNTVNPAHRLKIDGSREIKELAELINACGDQVETAKHIIDQTVESAKAKTEAEKNILATIMAELTQGVLICDTVGRILLYNRQAQHVLDKSRRPDDEIEENKGGEDALPEGFVGLHRSVYSLIDKNLIQYALREVQRKLDQGKEDASSHFVVVTQKRRQLRIETLPILDEDQRFAGFALIFSDITHQLKHTGQLNEHLKNMAKSLRSSIAAIRSTVDLMIQFPDMPVAQKNDFLGIVSEQAEALSRVLRNELTETSIYAKSRWPLAPILVTDFIAALQEEALILTEIDIEVAECDKRCMIRVDNYALILAIRFVLDCLKKEFNRDCSRIRLTAPGNLVQIDLIWNGPPLKIETLRQWSDLPLTAPQKGLPLTLKEVLEHHHAEIWPHTDDREDGIGCLRLFIPMVQSEKTSEEDVRQVALLPKKRPEFYDFDLFSRTGQAPELEKRLLGELTYTVFDTETTGLDPRGGDEIISIGAIRIVNGRLLHTETIDQLVDPCRPIPGESIKYHGITDLMVAGMPTIDKVLSFLHRFAQDTVLVAHNAAFDMRMLEMKEKTTGIHFAHPVLDTMHLSAIVHPAHEDHSLDAIAPRLGVSLTKRHDALGDAITTGEVFLKIIPLLNEKGIYTLKDALVASQRTYYSRLKY, encoded by the coding sequence ATGAGACTGAGCAATAAATTCTGGCTGTTCGCAGCCGTCTGCATCGCATTTACCAATGCCATTGCGGTGATTCTGGCCGTTTTGTTCTGGCGGCAGATCAGCCCTTTCGAACGTCAGACGCTGATCCGGCTGCTCAGCGAGCAGTTCTGGTATTTTTTTGCCACCGGGGTTTTCCTGTTTGCCGCCTTTGGGTTCACCCTGGATTGGTTTTTCCGCTTTTACATCCTGCCATTGATTCAAATGGTGGAAGAAACCCGTGTGATGAATACCGTCAACCCGGCGCATCGGCTTAAAATCGACGGCAGCCGGGAAATCAAGGAACTGGCCGAGTTGATCAACGCCTGCGGCGACCAGGTCGAGACGGCCAAGCATATTATCGACCAGACCGTGGAATCGGCCAAGGCCAAAACCGAGGCGGAAAAAAACATCCTGGCCACCATTATGGCCGAACTCACCCAGGGGGTGCTGATCTGCGACACCGTGGGGCGCATCCTGTTGTACAATCGACAGGCCCAGCATGTGCTGGACAAAAGCCGGCGGCCGGATGACGAGATAGAGGAGAATAAAGGCGGCGAAGACGCTTTGCCCGAAGGTTTCGTCGGGCTGCACCGCTCGGTCTATTCATTGATCGACAAAAACCTGATCCAATACGCTTTACGGGAGGTTCAGCGCAAGCTGGACCAGGGCAAAGAAGACGCATCTTCCCATTTTGTCGTGGTCACCCAAAAAAGGCGACAGCTTCGGATCGAAACCCTGCCGATTTTGGACGAAGATCAGCGTTTTGCCGGATTTGCCCTGATTTTTTCGGACATTACCCATCAACTGAAACACACCGGCCAATTGAACGAACATCTGAAAAACATGGCCAAATCCCTGCGATCTTCCATCGCTGCGATTCGTTCCACCGTGGATTTGATGATTCAATTTCCCGATATGCCTGTAGCGCAGAAAAACGACTTTCTGGGGATTGTCTCCGAGCAGGCCGAAGCGTTGAGCCGGGTGTTGCGAAACGAATTGACCGAGACCAGCATTTATGCCAAGTCCCGATGGCCGCTCGCTCCCATTCTGGTGACCGATTTTATCGCAGCCCTTCAAGAGGAAGCCCTTATTCTGACGGAAATCGACATCGAGGTTGCCGAATGCGATAAGCGCTGCATGATCCGGGTGGACAACTACGCCTTGATCCTCGCCATCCGTTTCGTTCTCGATTGCCTGAAAAAAGAGTTCAACCGGGATTGCAGCCGAATTCGGTTGACCGCACCGGGCAACCTGGTACAGATCGACCTGATCTGGAACGGCCCGCCGTTGAAAATCGAAACCTTGCGCCAGTGGAGCGATCTGCCCCTGACCGCGCCGCAAAAAGGGCTTCCCCTTACCCTGAAAGAGGTGTTGGAACACCACCATGCCGAAATCTGGCCCCATACTGACGACCGGGAGGACGGTATCGGCTGTCTACGATTGTTCATTCCCATGGTTCAATCCGAGAAAACGTCTGAGGAGGATGTCCGCCAGGTCGCCTTGCTTCCCAAGAAACGGCCGGAATTTTACGATTTCGACCTTTTCAGCCGAACCGGCCAGGCACCGGAACTGGAAAAACGGCTGCTGGGCGAGCTGACCTACACCGTGTTCGATACGGAGACCACCGGATTGGATCCGCGCGGCGGAGACGAGATCATTTCCATTGGCGCAATCCGTATCGTCAACGGCCGACTGTTGCACACGGAAACCATCGACCAATTGGTGGACCCTTGTCGCCCCATTCCCGGCGAGTCGATCAAATATCACGGGATTACCGATCTGATGGTCGCAGGCATGCCGACCATCGACAAGGTGCTGTCATTTTTACATCGCTTCGCCCAGGATACGGTTTTGGTCGCCCACAACGCGGCCTTCGACATGCGCATGCTGGAAATGAAGGAAAAAACCACGGGAATTCACTTCGCCCATCCGGTTCTCGACACGATGCACCTTTCCGCCATCGTTCATCCCGCCCACGAGGACCATTCCCTGGACGCCATCGCCCCGCGGCTGGGTGTAAGCCTGACCAAACGCCATGACGCCTTGGGAGACGCCATCACCACTGGTGAAGTGTTTCTGAAAATCATCCCGCTGCTCAACGAAAAGGGGATCTATACGCTCAAAGACGCATTGGTCGCCTCCCAGAGAACCTATTACAGCCGGCTCAAGTACTGA
- a CDS encoding spore photoproduct lyase family protein, which translates to MIKKLFIDAEVADHPQTRDFCSQAHLPVELVNDPLTLYKWINAADDPVQRGKQVLYLTRNKGGFLKPCPGTREYMCCDYRILHIASFCTMDCSYCILQSYFHPPLLQFFVNREDLDAELTAFFQTGTVGRVGTGEFTDSLIWEKWTDLTEYLVNRFSRQEKSVLELKTKTVAIDRLKGLDHRRKTILAWSLNTPAVMKSEERRTASLEARLSAAARCQQWGYPLAFHFDPMVIYPGCEVDYREVVRRLFQRIDPQNIVWISIGTFRFMPALKSVISRRFPDSTIAYGEFITGLDNKMRYFKPLRIDLYRKMVDWIRQAAPDVTVYYCMEDEEVWQKTMGMVPQPEGGIGRMLDDSAAKICNLKP; encoded by the coding sequence ATGATTAAAAAGCTTTTTATCGATGCCGAAGTCGCCGATCATCCGCAAACCCGGGACTTTTGCAGCCAAGCCCATCTTCCCGTAGAACTCGTAAACGACCCTTTGACCCTGTACAAATGGATCAATGCGGCCGACGACCCTGTCCAGCGCGGCAAGCAGGTCCTGTACCTGACCCGCAACAAAGGCGGTTTTTTGAAACCCTGCCCGGGTACGCGGGAATACATGTGCTGCGATTACCGGATTTTGCACATTGCCTCCTTTTGCACCATGGATTGCTCCTATTGCATCCTGCAAAGCTATTTCCATCCGCCGCTGCTTCAATTTTTCGTCAACCGCGAGGACCTGGACGCCGAACTGACCGCATTTTTTCAAACGGGTACCGTCGGCCGGGTGGGAACCGGCGAGTTCACCGACAGTCTGATCTGGGAAAAATGGACCGACCTGACCGAATATCTGGTGAACCGTTTTTCCCGACAGGAGAAGTCCGTTCTCGAGTTGAAGACCAAGACCGTGGCCATCGACCGCCTCAAGGGATTGGACCATCGCAGGAAAACGATTCTGGCCTGGTCGTTGAATACGCCCGCGGTCATGAAGTCCGAAGAGCGGCGTACGGCCTCTTTGGAAGCGCGACTATCGGCGGCCGCCCGCTGCCAGCAATGGGGCTATCCCCTGGCGTTTCACTTCGACCCCATGGTGATCTACCCGGGTTGCGAAGTCGATTACCGCGAGGTCGTCCGACGGCTGTTTCAGCGGATCGATCCGCAAAACATCGTCTGGATCAGCATTGGCACCTTTCGCTTCATGCCGGCACTCAAGTCCGTCATTTCCCGGCGATTTCCGGACTCCACCATTGCGTACGGCGAATTTATCACCGGACTGGACAACAAAATGCGCTACTTCAAGCCCCTTCGCATCGACCTGTATCGCAAGATGGTGGACTGGATCCGTCAGGCGGCGCCGGATGTGACTGTCTATTATTGCATGGAGGACGAAGAGGTGTGGCAAAAGACCATGGGCATGGTCCCCCAGCCGGAAGGTGGGATCGGGCGGATGCTGGATGACAGTGCCGCAAAGATCTGCAACCTGAAACCATAG
- a CDS encoding thermonuclease family protein translates to MTEFRKKCWLAGIFLFFVFGWGQLCAQDWVAVRWVADGDTIVLADGRHVRYIGIDTPEVAHENRRAEPFGEAAKAFNRELVMGKRIRLETDREKMDRYGRLLAYVYREDGLFVNTELLRRGLAYVLYHFPNHAKVGELLAVQREAMGQGRGIWQRVSKDERPDHAYLGNRRSKRFHVYDCPQGNRMSANNRIRFENQWAAFWEGYAPAKGCIVFPPE, encoded by the coding sequence ATGACGGAATTCAGAAAAAAATGCTGGCTGGCAGGAATTTTCCTGTTTTTCGTATTCGGGTGGGGGCAACTTTGCGCCCAGGACTGGGTCGCGGTGCGTTGGGTTGCCGATGGGGACACCATTGTTCTGGCAGACGGCAGACATGTGCGCTACATCGGCATCGACACGCCCGAGGTTGCCCATGAAAACCGTCGGGCCGAACCCTTTGGGGAGGCTGCAAAGGCGTTCAACCGCGAGCTGGTGATGGGAAAACGGATCCGACTGGAGACGGATCGTGAAAAAATGGACCGTTATGGCCGGCTACTGGCCTATGTGTATCGGGAAGACGGTCTTTTTGTAAACACCGAGCTTTTGCGCCGCGGACTTGCCTATGTTCTGTACCATTTTCCCAATCATGCAAAGGTCGGTGAATTGCTGGCCGTTCAGCGTGAGGCCATGGGGCAGGGCAGGGGAATCTGGCAGCGAGTCAGCAAAGACGAACGACCGGATCATGCCTATCTGGGCAACCGCCGTTCAAAACGGTTTCACGTTTACGACTGCCCCCAGGGCAACCGTATGTCGGCAAACAACAGGATCCGGTTTGAAAATCAGTGGGCGGCCTTTTGGGAGGGGTACGCGCCGGCAAAAGGGTGTATCGTTTTTCCGCCGGAATAA
- the fusA gene encoding elongation factor G, which produces MNETLRNVALVAHGGAGKTSLAEIMINKAGMTTRVGRVEDGNTVMDFEPEELKRQSSLSSGFFQLPWKKHTISLIDTPGDQNFISDAKLCMQAADTALILVDGVDGVKVQTEQVAEFASEYELPCAIFVNKLDRERADFSRTVEDAVQCLTPKPIILQLPIGAEADFNGIVDLIGMKAYTYDDSGNASEIDIPADMQDTVETERETLIENVAEADDELIERYLEGEEITNQELRDTLKKGILNRTFAPVLCGSATANIGVDLLMDFMANCLPSPLETAPRKGVDPVKKEEIERAPDPDAPFSAFVFKTVADPYAGRLTIFRVVSGKLGSDGTFYNANKETKERFNQLLTIAGKEQKPAKEAGPGSIVAVAKLKETKTGDTLCDDNAKIQYTCASPMPHLISFALESKATGDEDKIYISLTKLLEEDTALILDRNAETKEILLSGLGQVHIESTIEKLKRKFNVEVLLKTPKIPYRETIKKKVRVQGKHKKQSGGHGQYGDCWIVMEPLPRGAGFEFVDAIVGGVIPRQYIPAVEKGIVEACQKGPLIGSPCVDFRATVDFGSYHAVDSSEMAFKVAGSLAYKKACEEAKPVLLEPIMKVTVTTPDEYMGDIMGDMNSRRGRVLGMDSAGKNQVINAEVPLAEFQTYAPDLRSMTGGRGMYTMEFLRYDEVPAQIATKVIEQIKAERED; this is translated from the coding sequence ATGAACGAAACCTTAAGAAACGTTGCCCTGGTTGCCCATGGCGGGGCGGGGAAAACCTCCCTTGCTGAAATCATGATTAACAAGGCCGGCATGACGACCCGCGTCGGACGCGTGGAAGACGGCAACACGGTAATGGATTTCGAACCGGAAGAACTCAAGCGGCAATCCAGCCTTTCCAGCGGTTTTTTCCAGCTGCCCTGGAAAAAACATACTATCAGTCTGATCGACACCCCCGGCGACCAGAATTTCATCTCCGATGCCAAATTGTGCATGCAGGCTGCCGACACGGCCCTCATCCTCGTGGATGGCGTGGACGGTGTCAAGGTCCAGACCGAACAGGTCGCCGAATTCGCATCCGAATACGAATTGCCCTGCGCTATTTTCGTCAACAAGCTGGATCGCGAACGCGCCGATTTCAGCCGCACTGTGGAAGACGCCGTACAATGTCTGACCCCCAAACCCATCATCCTCCAGTTGCCGATCGGCGCCGAGGCGGACTTCAACGGAATCGTCGATCTGATCGGCATGAAAGCCTATACGTACGACGACAGCGGCAATGCCTCTGAAATCGATATCCCCGCCGACATGCAGGATACGGTGGAAACCGAGCGGGAAACGCTGATTGAAAACGTGGCCGAAGCCGACGACGAACTCATCGAGCGCTACCTGGAGGGAGAGGAAATTACCAATCAGGAGCTTCGGGATACCCTCAAGAAAGGAATCCTCAACCGTACCTTCGCACCGGTGCTGTGCGGCTCGGCCACGGCCAATATCGGGGTGGACCTGCTCATGGACTTCATGGCCAACTGTCTGCCCTCCCCCCTGGAAACGGCTCCCCGCAAAGGCGTGGATCCGGTCAAGAAAGAGGAAATCGAACGGGCTCCGGATCCCGATGCGCCCTTTTCCGCCTTTGTGTTTAAAACCGTAGCCGATCCCTATGCCGGCCGACTGACCATTTTCCGGGTGGTCTCCGGAAAACTCGGCAGTGACGGAACCTTTTACAATGCGAACAAGGAAACCAAGGAGCGGTTCAACCAACTGCTCACCATTGCCGGCAAGGAACAGAAGCCGGCCAAAGAGGCCGGACCCGGATCCATCGTTGCAGTGGCCAAACTCAAGGAGACCAAAACCGGGGACACCCTGTGCGACGACAACGCCAAGATTCAATACACTTGTGCTTCACCCATGCCGCACCTGATCTCCTTTGCCCTGGAGTCCAAGGCAACCGGTGATGAAGACAAGATCTACATTTCCCTGACCAAACTGCTGGAAGAGGACACGGCCCTGATCCTGGATCGCAACGCGGAAACCAAGGAAATCCTGCTTTCCGGTCTGGGACAGGTTCATATCGAGAGCACCATCGAGAAGCTCAAGCGCAAGTTCAATGTGGAAGTGCTGCTGAAAACCCCCAAAATCCCCTATCGTGAAACTATCAAGAAAAAGGTCCGCGTCCAGGGAAAACACAAGAAACAGTCCGGCGGCCACGGCCAGTACGGTGACTGCTGGATCGTTATGGAACCCCTTCCCCGGGGTGCCGGCTTCGAATTCGTCGATGCCATCGTGGGCGGTGTGATCCCCAGGCAGTACATCCCGGCCGTGGAAAAGGGCATTGTCGAAGCCTGCCAGAAGGGACCGCTGATCGGTTCTCCCTGCGTGGATTTCCGGGCGACGGTGGATTTCGGCAGCTACCACGCCGTGGATTCGTCGGAAATGGCCTTCAAAGTGGCCGGCTCCCTGGCGTACAAAAAGGCCTGCGAAGAGGCCAAACCGGTTCTGCTGGAGCCGATCATGAAAGTGACCGTAACTACCCCGGACGAATACATGGGGGATATTATGGGAGACATGAACAGCCGGCGCGGACGTGTTCTGGGCATGGACTCCGCGGGCAAGAATCAGGTCATCAACGCGGAAGTCCCGCTGGCCGAGTTCCAGACCTACGCGCCCGACCTTCGATCCATGACAGGCGGCCGTGGAATGTACACCATGGAATTCTTGCGCTATGACGAGGTCCCGGCCCAGATCGCTACCAAAGTGATCGAACAGATCAAGGCCGAGCGGGAAGATTAA
- a CDS encoding TlyA family RNA methyltransferase: protein MKKRIDTLLVEKNICSSRQRAKALIMSGRVLVNQQRCDKPGACYSEDVVVSLKGEDLPYVSRGGLKLEAALQANRIDCTGMVCMDVGASTGGFTDCLLQNGAELVFAIDVGYGQLAWQLRQDSRVVVIERTNIRTMDPAVITRPIDLVTIDTSFISLKIVVPAALPFLKPGGIVLALIKPQFEAGKGRVGKGGVVKDPALHTEIIESLRDFFSSLALFCGPVVPSPVLGPKGNQEFIILLRKTPLEA, encoded by the coding sequence TTGAAAAAGCGAATCGACACCCTTTTGGTCGAAAAAAACATCTGCTCCAGCCGCCAGCGAGCCAAAGCCCTGATCATGAGCGGCCGTGTGCTGGTCAACCAACAACGCTGCGACAAGCCGGGTGCTTGCTATTCCGAAGATGTCGTTGTCAGCCTCAAAGGCGAGGATCTGCCTTACGTGAGCCGGGGTGGCTTGAAACTGGAGGCGGCTTTGCAGGCCAATCGGATCGACTGCACCGGCATGGTCTGCATGGATGTGGGGGCGTCTACCGGCGGTTTTACCGACTGTCTGCTGCAAAACGGCGCCGAGCTGGTTTTCGCCATCGACGTGGGCTACGGTCAACTGGCCTGGCAGCTGCGCCAGGACAGCCGCGTGGTTGTCATCGAACGCACCAACATCCGCACCATGGACCCCGCTGTGATCACCCGGCCGATAGATCTGGTGACCATCGACACTTCTTTTATCTCCCTTAAGATCGTCGTTCCGGCGGCGCTGCCATTCCTGAAACCCGGCGGCATCGTTCTGGCACTGATCAAACCCCAGTTCGAAGCCGGCAAGGGAAGAGTCGGCAAAGGCGGGGTGGTCAAAGACCCTGCCCTGCATACCGAAATTATCGAATCGCTGCGCGATTTCTTTTCCAGCCTTGCGCTTTTTTGTGGTCCGGTCGTCCCCTCCCCTGTCCTGGGTCCCAAGGGCAACCAGGAATTCATTATCCTGCTGCGAAAAACGCCTTTGGAAGCGTAA
- the dxs gene encoding 1-deoxy-D-xylulose-5-phosphate synthase has product MHPSSHLLDSIDSPEDLKKLSRSTLPELAKEIRKTIVDVVSTSGGHLASSLGAVELGIALHYVFDTPKDKILWDVGHQAYAHKLLTGRREQFGTLRRQGGLSGFTKRSESPYDAFTTGHSSTSISAGLGIACAKHLKKDTAKVVAVIGDGSLTAGIAYEGLNQTGDTHKDKDLIVILNDNEMSISQNVGALSSLLSRTFSASRLQSLRKEFGEFLKSLPRIGENVYQLAKRSEESFKTFVTPGMLFEAFNFEYFGPIDGHNLNHLIDILNNIKTINEPVLLHVITRKGKGYPQAEQNPVYFHGVGSFDIDTGVCRPKKTNAPSYTEVFGQTMVELAQKNDKIIAVTAAMPEGTGLVPFSKAFPDRFFDVGIAEQHGVTFAAGMATEGYCPVVAIYSTFLQRAFDQIIHDVCIENLPVVFALDRGGIVGEDGPTHHGLFDISFLRTIPNMVVMAPKDENELRRMLATAVAHNGPIALRYPRGQGVGVDLDESIEPIPIGSAEVLERGGDILILAIGSMVSEAQCAAEQLSENHGIHATVVNARFVKPLDRELILPLVQDIRRVITVEENVVQGGFGSAILELLNVDGVCNAEVKRLGIDDAFVEHGPQRAMRSKYRVDAAAIVDTVRTMMEF; this is encoded by the coding sequence TTGCACCCATCTTCACATCTGCTCGATTCAATCGATTCTCCTGAGGATTTGAAGAAACTGAGCCGCAGCACTCTTCCGGAACTGGCCAAAGAAATCCGCAAAACCATTGTCGACGTGGTTTCCACCTCCGGCGGGCACCTGGCCTCCAGTCTCGGCGCCGTGGAGTTGGGCATCGCCCTTCACTACGTTTTCGACACCCCCAAAGATAAAATTCTGTGGGATGTGGGCCATCAGGCCTACGCCCACAAACTGCTTACCGGACGTCGGGAGCAATTCGGCACTTTGCGCCGGCAGGGCGGTCTTTCCGGATTCACCAAACGCAGCGAAAGCCCCTACGATGCATTCACCACCGGGCACAGCAGCACATCCATTTCTGCCGGATTGGGCATCGCCTGCGCCAAGCATCTGAAAAAGGATACCGCCAAAGTGGTCGCGGTGATCGGGGATGGATCCCTGACGGCAGGCATAGCCTATGAAGGATTGAATCAAACCGGCGACACTCACAAGGACAAGGATCTGATCGTCATCCTGAACGACAACGAAATGTCCATTTCGCAGAATGTCGGCGCCCTATCCTCCTTGCTCAGCCGTACGTTTTCGGCCTCCCGGCTGCAGTCCCTGCGCAAGGAATTCGGTGAATTTCTAAAATCCCTGCCCCGTATCGGCGAAAATGTCTATCAACTGGCCAAACGCAGCGAGGAATCCTTTAAAACCTTCGTTACGCCCGGGATGCTCTTCGAAGCTTTCAATTTCGAGTATTTCGGGCCCATCGACGGGCACAATCTCAACCACTTGATCGATATTCTTAATAATATCAAAACAATCAATGAACCGGTGTTGCTGCATGTCATCACGCGAAAAGGTAAGGGATACCCCCAGGCAGAGCAAAACCCGGTCTATTTTCACGGAGTGGGCTCCTTTGACATCGATACGGGCGTCTGCCGCCCAAAGAAAACCAATGCGCCCAGCTACACCGAGGTGTTCGGCCAGACCATGGTGGAATTGGCCCAAAAAAATGACAAGATCATCGCCGTTACCGCAGCCATGCCTGAAGGGACGGGGCTGGTCCCCTTTTCCAAGGCCTTTCCCGACCGGTTTTTCGATGTGGGCATTGCCGAACAGCATGGCGTCACCTTTGCCGCCGGCATGGCTACCGAAGGCTATTGCCCGGTCGTGGCGATCTATTCCACCTTTTTGCAGCGCGCTTTCGATCAGATCATCCATGATGTCTGTATCGAAAACCTGCCGGTGGTCTTCGCTTTAGATAGGGGCGGAATTGTGGGCGAGGACGGACCGACCCATCACGGGCTGTTCGATATTTCGTTTTTAAGAACCATCCCCAACATGGTGGTCATGGCCCCCAAGGATGAAAACGAGCTGCGTCGGATGCTGGCCACCGCTGTGGCCCACAATGGTCCCATCGCCTTGCGATACCCGCGTGGACAGGGCGTAGGGGTGGATCTGGACGAATCCATCGAACCGATTCCTATCGGCTCGGCCGAGGTTTTGGAACGCGGCGGCGATATTCTGATTCTTGCCATCGGCAGCATGGTGAGCGAAGCCCAATGCGCCGCCGAACAACTTTCCGAAAACCATGGTATTCATGCTACCGTGGTTAACGCCAGATTTGTCAAGCCACTGGATCGAGAATTGATCCTGCCGTTGGTTCAAGACATCCGTCGCGTGATTACCGTAGAGGAAAATGTCGTTCAAGGCGGATTCGGCAGCGCGATTCTCGAATTATTGAACGTCGATGGCGTCTGCAACGCCGAGGTCAAACGACTGGGGATCGACGACGCCTTTGTCGAACACGGTCCGCAGCGCGCAATGCGCAGCAAGTATCGTGTGGATGCGGCCGCCATCGTCGATACCGTCCGAACGATGATGGAATTTTGA